One window of Neptuniibacter halophilus genomic DNA carries:
- the rpmJ gene encoding 50S ribosomal protein L36 — translation MKVRASVKKICRNCKIVRRNGSVRVICKVEPRHKQRQG, via the coding sequence ATGAAAGTACGTGCATCTGTTAAAAAGATCTGCCGTAACTGCAAAATCGTTCGTCGTAACGGTTCAGTACGTGTGATCTGTAAAGTAGAGCCGCGTCACAAGCAGCGTCAGGGTTAA